The Vibrio gallaecicus genome contains a region encoding:
- a CDS encoding DUF3334 family protein, whose protein sequence is MKKNKTVTTEDILLKLCQSVSGVLTSATASQVSYSAMVQKINKTSLKPDFGCFVLFDGGFSGLVVINFTSKAALEIYTNYMRNMGMPEDELAVLHTSDEVGDVLGELMNQLVGDFTNKIRKELQTNITQNQPKMLALNKQVNLSVDTNLDRPQARRVTFSTANNNIFYLELAMDKTEFIQLEEFEVAEDECPDSILEATQKQMQATNKQEPAETSKNDSAADLLDELGI, encoded by the coding sequence ATGAAAAAAAACAAGACAGTCACAACAGAAGATATCCTACTTAAGCTTTGCCAATCGGTATCTGGCGTACTGACTTCAGCCACTGCTTCTCAAGTATCGTATTCAGCTATGGTTCAAAAGATTAACAAAACTAGCCTTAAGCCAGACTTTGGTTGCTTTGTATTATTTGATGGTGGTTTCTCTGGTTTGGTGGTAATCAATTTCACATCAAAAGCCGCATTAGAAATTTACACAAACTACATGCGTAACATGGGCATGCCAGAAGACGAACTTGCTGTACTTCATACCTCAGATGAAGTTGGCGACGTTTTAGGCGAGTTAATGAACCAACTTGTTGGCGATTTCACCAATAAAATTCGTAAAGAACTACAAACCAACATTACGCAAAACCAACCAAAGATGCTGGCTTTAAACAAGCAAGTAAATTTGTCTGTTGATACCAACCTAGATCGCCCTCAAGCGAGACGCGTAACATTCTCAACAGCAAACAACAATATCTTCTACCTTGAACTTGCAATGGATAAAACTGAGTTTATCCAACTTGAAGAATTTGAAGTTGCTGAAGATGAATGTCCAGACAGCATTTTAGAAGCAACACAAAAGCAAATGCAGGCTACAAATAAACAGGAACCAGCTGAAACAAGCAAGAATGATTCAGCTGCGGACCTGCTTGATGAGCTTGGTATTTAA
- a CDS encoding DUF2786 domain-containing protein: protein MDKKKALKKIAKCLELGNSANVNEAANAIKMAHNLMLKYGLEKDDIEFIKMGKTQSSHLLPANISSTVLRVIRGINTKFGVEAVLLNHKGLKRVEFIGEADRAIFAAFAFDIVYRELNEHTGQFRNGFAGSGTSTLEVTRRVNSFVSGWVEGALEKLPTITPDDESNNKINNYIDKEFKNIDRETFKQQLREAMKNLTADYEVGLKKGRKLSVNRPVAGAQAAKRISKA, encoded by the coding sequence ATGGATAAGAAAAAAGCTCTTAAAAAAATTGCTAAATGCCTTGAATTAGGTAATTCAGCGAACGTAAATGAAGCGGCCAATGCGATTAAAATGGCCCATAATTTAATGCTTAAATATGGTCTTGAGAAAGACGATATTGAATTCATCAAGATGGGAAAAACCCAGTCTAGCCATTTATTACCAGCAAATATCAGTTCGACAGTTTTGCGTGTTATCCGCGGCATCAATACCAAATTTGGTGTTGAAGCGGTTTTGCTCAATCATAAAGGATTAAAGCGTGTTGAGTTTATCGGTGAAGCAGACCGAGCTATTTTTGCCGCTTTTGCTTTTGATATTGTCTACCGTGAATTGAATGAACATACCGGTCAATTTAGAAATGGATTTGCAGGTTCTGGAACCAGCACCTTGGAAGTGACACGTCGTGTAAATTCGTTTGTTTCGGGTTGGGTTGAAGGCGCACTTGAAAAGCTACCCACTATCACTCCAGACGACGAGTCCAACAATAAAATCAATAACTATATTGATAAAGAATTTAAAAACATCGATCGTGAAACATTTAAACAGCAGCTACGTGAAGCAATGAAGAACTTAACAGCTGATTATGAGGTTGGATTAAAAAAAGGGCGGAAACTGTCTGTTAATCGTCCAGTTGCAGGGGCGCAAGCCGCTAAACGCATAAGTAAAGCTTAA
- the ydiJ gene encoding D-2-hydroxyglutarate dehydrogenase YdiJ, with protein MLPRLQLNIDVDPVVVSFLQELKAAGFTGDIESQYSSRLAVATDNSVYQQLPQAVVHPRTTKDVTLIGKISSQSTYERVTFSPRGGGTGTNGQSLTKGVVVDLSRHMNQVLEINEKEGWVRVQSGVVKDQLNDAVRPFGYFFSPDLSTSNRATLGGMINTDASGQGSLKYGKTSDHVLSLQAVFADGSCLESDLSHGLPSDGEFAFQALAVTETVCREKRAEILNKFPPLNRFLTGYDLKNAIDEQDDSFNLTRVLCGAEGSLAFITEAKLNLTPIPKARTLVNVKYNSFDSALRNAPFMVEASALSVETVDSRVLNLAKQDIVWHTVSDLLTDVPNKEMLGINMVEFAGQNEAEVEAQVKALTVQLETMLETEQAGVIGFQVCSDLSSIGRIYNMRKKAVGLLGAAKGSAKPVAFAEDTCVPPENLADFIVEFRELLDNKSLNYGMFGHVDAGVLHVRPALDLCDPKQEALMHEISDEVVKLVAKYGGLMWGEHGKGFRSEYGPDFFGDELFTELRRVKAAFDPHNKMNPGKICTPLDSDAELVKVTDTKRGYYDRQIDVKVRDSFKQAMECNGNGLCFNYDTSSPMCPSMKVTADRRHSPKGRAGLVREWLRQLTEQGIDILDLEAQALKNDTPVKTMIDRIRNSVNKRHEYDFSHEVYEAMNGCLACKACASQCPIKVDVPSFRSRFLNIYYSRYQRPAKDYLVANIETMLPLMAKAPKVVNTVISQKWVASLTASTVGYIDTPLMSVPTLSKRVSNKNLQLFDLQYLAGLSSDEKQQHVLIVQDPFTSFYDAEVVDDFITLAQKLGKTPVLLPFKPNGKALHIKGFLSRFAKDAKSTADFLSMVAELGVPLVGVDPALVLCYRDEYLEVLGDKRGEFDVLTVHEWLYPRLEEFDVQSSDSEAWYLFAHCTEKTKMPNAEKEWGAIFTHFGATLNTVPVGCCGMAGTFGHEVDKFQMSKDIYGLSWKPRLEDLPKERCLVTGYSCRSQVKRFEGEKLAHPLQVLAKLI; from the coding sequence ATGTTACCAAGACTTCAACTCAATATTGATGTCGATCCAGTAGTTGTAAGCTTTTTACAGGAGTTAAAAGCGGCTGGCTTTACTGGCGATATCGAATCTCAATATTCTAGCCGCTTAGCGGTTGCCACTGATAACAGTGTCTATCAACAATTACCTCAAGCAGTTGTTCATCCTCGAACGACTAAAGATGTCACGCTTATTGGTAAGATTAGCTCACAATCCACTTATGAGAGAGTTACTTTTTCTCCGCGTGGCGGTGGGACGGGTACGAATGGACAATCACTGACAAAAGGTGTTGTTGTTGATTTGTCTCGTCATATGAATCAAGTTCTTGAAATTAATGAAAAGGAAGGCTGGGTTCGTGTTCAATCTGGGGTTGTTAAAGACCAGTTGAATGATGCTGTTCGCCCATTCGGTTATTTTTTCTCTCCAGACCTTTCTACCAGTAATCGTGCAACGCTAGGTGGGATGATTAACACAGATGCTTCAGGTCAAGGTTCGTTGAAATACGGCAAAACATCCGATCATGTATTGTCTTTACAAGCGGTTTTTGCTGATGGGTCGTGTTTAGAGTCTGATCTATCGCATGGGTTGCCAAGTGACGGTGAATTTGCTTTCCAAGCTCTAGCTGTAACAGAAACTGTTTGCCGAGAAAAACGAGCGGAAATCCTTAATAAATTCCCTCCACTTAACCGCTTTCTAACGGGTTATGATTTAAAAAATGCCATTGATGAACAAGACGACAGTTTCAACCTAACTCGTGTTCTGTGTGGTGCTGAAGGCTCACTTGCTTTTATTACTGAAGCAAAACTCAATTTAACACCCATTCCTAAAGCCAGAACTTTGGTGAACGTGAAATACAACTCGTTTGACTCAGCATTGCGTAACGCTCCCTTTATGGTCGAAGCGAGTGCACTGTCTGTTGAAACGGTTGATTCAAGAGTTTTAAATTTAGCAAAACAAGATATTGTTTGGCATACCGTAAGTGACTTGCTGACCGACGTTCCTAATAAGGAAATGCTTGGTATCAACATGGTTGAATTTGCGGGGCAAAATGAAGCGGAAGTTGAAGCGCAAGTTAAAGCTTTGACTGTGCAGCTTGAAACTATGCTAGAGACAGAACAAGCCGGTGTCATTGGTTTTCAGGTATGCAGTGACCTCTCCAGTATTGGTCGTATTTATAACATGCGAAAGAAAGCTGTGGGTCTGCTAGGAGCTGCAAAAGGCAGTGCTAAACCTGTGGCTTTTGCTGAAGATACTTGTGTTCCGCCAGAGAACCTTGCTGATTTTATTGTTGAGTTCCGAGAGCTACTTGACAATAAATCGCTTAATTACGGCATGTTTGGACATGTTGATGCAGGTGTACTTCATGTTCGTCCCGCTTTAGATCTCTGCGATCCAAAGCAAGAAGCGCTAATGCATGAGATCTCTGATGAAGTGGTCAAGCTGGTGGCGAAATATGGCGGTTTAATGTGGGGGGAGCACGGGAAAGGCTTCCGTTCAGAATATGGTCCTGACTTCTTTGGTGATGAACTGTTTACTGAACTGAGAAGAGTGAAAGCAGCATTCGACCCTCATAATAAGATGAATCCAGGTAAGATTTGTACACCACTTGATAGTGATGCTGAGTTGGTAAAAGTTACTGATACTAAGCGTGGGTACTACGACAGACAAATAGATGTAAAAGTACGCGATAGTTTTAAACAAGCCATGGAGTGTAATGGCAACGGTTTGTGCTTTAACTATGATACGAGCTCTCCAATGTGTCCTTCAATGAAGGTGACCGCTGATCGCCGTCATTCTCCGAAAGGACGAGCAGGGCTAGTAAGAGAGTGGTTACGTCAATTAACGGAACAAGGTATCGATATACTCGACTTAGAAGCGCAAGCTCTTAAGAACGATACGCCGGTTAAAACGATGATCGATCGAATCCGCAATAGCGTAAATAAGCGTCATGAGTATGATTTTTCACACGAAGTGTATGAAGCCATGAATGGCTGCCTAGCTTGTAAGGCTTGTGCGAGTCAGTGTCCTATTAAAGTGGATGTCCCAAGTTTCCGCTCACGCTTTTTGAATATTTATTACTCTCGTTACCAACGTCCTGCAAAAGACTACCTTGTTGCTAATATTGAAACCATGCTTCCGTTGATGGCGAAAGCACCCAAAGTGGTGAATACCGTTATTTCACAGAAGTGGGTAGCAAGCTTAACTGCAAGTACGGTTGGTTATATAGATACGCCCTTAATGTCTGTACCGACTTTATCTAAGCGTGTATCGAATAAAAACCTTCAACTGTTCGATTTACAATACCTTGCTGGTTTGTCTTCAGATGAAAAACAGCAGCATGTTTTGATTGTTCAAGACCCATTTACCAGCTTTTACGATGCAGAAGTGGTCGATGATTTTATCACCTTGGCACAAAAATTAGGTAAAACCCCGGTTCTTCTGCCATTTAAACCAAACGGAAAAGCTCTGCATATTAAAGGCTTCTTAAGTCGATTTGCTAAGGATGCAAAAAGTACGGCTGACTTTTTATCAATGGTGGCCGAGTTAGGGGTACCTTTGGTGGGCGTTGACCCTGCTTTAGTTCTTTGTTACCGAGATGAATACTTGGAAGTGCTTGGTGATAAGCGAGGAGAATTTGATGTATTAACGGTGCATGAGTGGCTATACCCAAGATTAGAGGAGTTTGACGTTCAGTCGAGTGACTCAGAAGCTTGGTATTTATTTGCACACTGCACTGAAAAGACAAAAATGCCCAACGCTGAAAAAGAGTGGGGGGCCATATTTACTCATTTCGGCGCAACGCTAAACACAGTACCTGTTGGTTGCTGTGGT
- a CDS encoding OmpA family protein, whose protein sequence is MKKITLALALTIALTGCQATQRQNATTGESETNSATTGALIGAIAGAVAGAATGDDSKDRRKRALIGAAAGGAVGGGVGYYFDQQEQALRNELLDSGVQVERVGENQLLLRLENGIGFESGSYALEPSIHKTLRGISRILVEYPDTSLVIDGHTDSTGSESLNQILSERRAESVRSFFISQDVAPGRAIARGNGERYPICDNKTSQGRSCNRRVEIQILPLK, encoded by the coding sequence TTGAAAAAAATCACTCTCGCACTTGCTCTTACCATCGCCTTGACTGGTTGTCAGGCTACTCAGCGTCAAAACGCAACAACTGGTGAATCTGAAACAAACTCTGCAACAACAGGTGCTCTAATTGGTGCTATTGCCGGCGCGGTTGCAGGCGCAGCTACCGGTGATGATTCTAAAGATCGCCGCAAACGCGCACTTATTGGTGCTGCTGCTGGTGGTGCTGTTGGTGGTGGTGTTGGATATTACTTCGACCAGCAAGAACAAGCTTTACGTAATGAGTTATTAGATTCAGGCGTGCAAGTAGAACGTGTCGGTGAAAACCAATTATTGCTTCGCTTAGAAAATGGTATTGGCTTTGAGTCCGGCTCTTATGCTCTTGAGCCAAGCATTCACAAAACGCTACGTGGTATTTCTCGTATTCTTGTTGAATACCCAGATACCAGCTTAGTCATTGACGGCCATACTGATAGCACTGGCAGCGAATCATTAAACCAAATTTTATCAGAGCGTCGCGCTGAATCGGTTCGTTCATTCTTCATCTCACAGGATGTTGCCCCTGGACGTGCTATTGCACGTGGTAATGGTGAACGTTACCCAATATGTGATAATAAAACTTCTCAAGGTCGTTCTTGTAACCGCCGCGTAGAAATTCAGATTCTTCCTCTGAAATAA
- a CDS encoding tetratricopeptide repeat protein produces the protein MSIIVRIITALFFFSASFTQADTITGLTEKAQQQDPQSQYLLAQSYDLGVDVEANADNAFYWYSQAAENGHIKAQLKLANFLASGIGTERNPQAAIRWYSQLASRGNPTAPLELAKIYEHYPSSTLSPLDLAEVWYQVATYYDDKAQDGYSRVLEAKFNARREKQISEIEQLNSAFSEEESSDELIDPNRAPTSAPLLVTSDYLSISALLILLCGLAITVTKVRAKRSHKENEQNQALEAQIKSKNFTIKQQKRQLEAMFREVKKYQASKDVQKLKIACALFGYSANSIPPPKSIKIRYKQLSKIYHPDLHGSDDEMKRLNASLKTILQNVTKK, from the coding sequence ATGTCAATAATAGTACGAATCATCACCGCTCTATTTTTTTTCTCCGCTTCTTTTACACAAGCAGACACGATTACTGGTTTGACTGAAAAAGCGCAACAGCAAGATCCCCAATCTCAATATTTGCTTGCTCAATCGTATGATCTTGGAGTTGATGTAGAAGCAAACGCTGACAATGCTTTTTACTGGTATTCTCAAGCTGCTGAAAATGGTCATATAAAAGCTCAATTAAAACTGGCTAACTTTCTTGCGTCAGGAATAGGAACAGAGAGAAACCCACAAGCCGCTATTCGCTGGTATAGCCAACTTGCCAGTAGAGGTAACCCCACAGCACCACTAGAACTCGCAAAGATTTATGAGCACTACCCTTCCTCAACATTAAGCCCTCTTGATTTAGCTGAAGTATGGTATCAAGTTGCCACTTATTACGATGACAAGGCTCAAGATGGCTACAGCCGTGTATTAGAAGCGAAGTTTAACGCTAGGCGTGAGAAGCAGATATCAGAAATCGAACAGCTCAATAGTGCCTTTAGTGAAGAAGAATCATCAGATGAACTAATTGATCCAAATCGAGCACCAACTTCAGCCCCCTTGCTGGTCACCTCTGACTATTTATCAATATCTGCATTATTGATATTACTTTGTGGGTTAGCCATCACTGTCACAAAGGTCCGCGCTAAACGCTCACACAAAGAAAATGAACAAAATCAGGCATTAGAAGCTCAGATCAAATCCAAAAACTTCACTATTAAACAACAGAAGCGCCAATTAGAAGCAATGTTCCGGGAAGTCAAAAAATATCAAGCTTCTAAAGATGTCCAAAAACTAAAGATTGCTTGCGCACTATTTGGCTATAGCGCGAATTCTATTCCACCTCCTAAGTCGATAAAAATTAGATATAAGCAATTATCAAAAATTTACCACCCAGATCTGCATGGAAGTGATGATGAGATGAAACGATTGAATGCGTCTTTAAAAACCATATTACAAAATGTTACCAAAAAGTGA